A single Trypanosoma brucei gambiense DAL972 chromosome 9, complete sequence DNA region contains:
- a CDS encoding 60S ribosomal protein L5, putative, whose translation MTFVKVVKNKAYYKRFQVKYRRRREGKTDYHARRRMVLQDKTKFGTPKYRLVVRITNRDVIAQIVHAKVVGDEVVMAAYSHELPLFGIEHGLTNYAAAYATGLLVARRMLAKLGLAEKFVGVKEVDGSYAAVRTKDDDQGDDESRFPFKAILDVGLARTTTGARVFGVLKGAVDGGLAVPHRPNRFPGYNKESDALNAKVHRDRIFGRHVADYLKQVREEASSNPDEKTCQFSKFIAAKVSPDDMEGMYKRAHAAIRADPTKRRAKKERPAEAKPKKYNTVKLTGAEKKAAAKAKVAAVIERIRDRAK comes from the coding sequence ATGACATTCGTTAAGGTTGTGAAGAACAAGGCGTACTACAAGCGGTTCCAGGTGAAgtaccgccgccgccgcgaGGGGAAGACGGATTACCACGCACGCCGCCGCATGGTGCTGCAGGACAAGACAAAGTTCGGGACCCCGAAGTACCGTTTGGTGGTGCGCATCACGAACCGCGACGTGATTGCCCAGATCGTCCACGCGAAGGTTGTTGGCGACGAGGTTGTAATGGCGGCTTACTCGCACGAACTGCCACTGTTCGGCATCGAGCACGGACTGACAAACTACGCTGCTGCCTATGCCACTGGATTGTTGGTTGCCCGCCGCATGCTGGCGAAACTCGGACTCGCGGAAAAGTTTGTCGGCGTGAAGGAAGTGGATGGTTCGTACGCCGCTGTGCGCACGAAGGACGACGACCAGGGCGATGACGAGTCACGCTTCCCCTTCAAGGCGATCCTTGACGTGGGTCTGGCCCGCACAACAACTGGCGCTCGCGTGTTCGGTGTGTTGAAGGGTGCTGTGGATGGTGGCCTCGCCGTACCTCACCGCCCCAATCGGTTCCCCGGTTACAACAAGGAGAGTGATGCGCTCAACGCAAAGGTACACCGCGATCGTATCTTCGGCCGCCACGTTGCGGATTATCTGAAGCAGGTGCGTGAGGAGGCAAGCTCAAACCCCGACGAAAAGACTTGCCAGTTCTCCAAGTTTATCGCGGCAAAGGTTTCGCCCGACGACATGGAGGGCATGTACAAACGTGCGCATGCTGCCATCCGTGCTGACCCAACGAAGCGACGTGCCAAGAAGGAGCGCCCCGCTGAGGCGAAACCGAAGAAGTACAACACGGTGAAGCTAACTGGTGCCGAGAAGAAGGCCGCAGCGAAAGCAAAGGTTGCCGCTGTGATTGAGCGCATCCGTGACCGTGCGAAGTAA
- a CDS encoding 60S ribosomal protein L5, putative, (fragment), translating to MTFVKVVKNKAYYKRFQVKYRRRREGKTDYHARRRMVLQDKTKFGTPKYRLVVRITNRDVIAQIVHAKVVGDEVVMAAYSHELPLFGIEHGLTNYAAAYATGLLVARRMLAKLGLAEKFVGVKEVDGS from the coding sequence ATGACATTCGTTAAGGTTGTGAAGAACAAGGCGTACTACAAGCGGTTCCAGGTGAAgtaccgccgccgccgcgaGGGGAAGACGGATTACCACGCACGCCGCCGCATGGTGCTGCAGGACAAGACAAAGTTCGGGACCCCGAAGTACCGTTTGGTGGTGCGCATCACGAACCGCGACGTGATTGCCCAGATCGTCCACGCGAAGGTTGTTGGCGACGAGGTTGTAATGGCGGCTTACTCGCACGAACTGCCACTGTTCGGCATCGAGCACGGACTGACAAACTACGCTGCTGCCTATGCCACTGGATTGTTGGTTGCCCGCCGCATGCTGGCGAAACTCGGACTCGCGGAAAAGTTTGTCGGCGTGAAGGAAGTGGATGGTTCG